A genomic stretch from Achromobacter spanius includes:
- the ehuC gene encoding ectoine/hydroxyectoine ABC transporter permease subunit EhuC: MQLLSEHIAALVPPLLEGLGVTLQIMAGAVVLAVPLALASGIGRLSPMRPVRWLSSVYVEVFRGTSALVQLFWFYFVLPLFGVQLPAMLVGIVVLALNAGAYGAEVVRGAIRAVPPGQREAGIALNLTRTQIMRRIVVPQAIPAMLPPAGNLLIELMKNTALVSLITITDLTFRGQLLRSETLRTTEIFTLMLLMYFAVALVITACVRLLERRVRVR, translated from the coding sequence ATGCAACTTCTGTCGGAACACATCGCGGCGCTGGTGCCGCCCCTGCTTGAGGGTCTGGGGGTCACGCTTCAGATCATGGCGGGGGCCGTCGTGCTGGCGGTGCCCCTGGCGCTGGCCTCGGGTATCGGCCGCCTGTCGCCCATGCGACCAGTGCGCTGGCTGTCATCGGTCTACGTCGAGGTCTTCCGGGGTACGTCGGCCCTGGTGCAACTGTTTTGGTTCTATTTCGTGCTGCCGCTGTTTGGCGTCCAGTTGCCGGCCATGCTGGTGGGTATCGTGGTGCTGGCCTTGAATGCCGGGGCTTACGGCGCGGAGGTGGTGCGCGGCGCGATCCGGGCCGTGCCGCCCGGCCAGCGCGAGGCGGGTATCGCCCTGAACCTGACGCGCACGCAGATCATGCGGCGAATCGTGGTGCCGCAAGCGATACCGGCCATGCTGCCGCCCGCGGGCAACCTGCTGATCGAACTGATGAAGAACACGGCGCTGGTGTCGCTGATCACGATTACCGACCTGACTTTCCGCGGCCAACTGCTGCGCAGCGAAACCCTGCGCACCACCGAGATTTTCACTTTGATGCTGTTGATGTACTTCGCGGTGGCCTTGGTCATTACTGCCTGCGTACGCCTGCTTGAGCGGAGGGTCCGCGTCCGATGA
- a CDS encoding dUTPase, whose amino-acid sequence MNQAQAATMLKLQDHLNSMINPDWVNGGSRFLRAAFVESAEALEHYGWKWWKKQTIDLPQVQMELVDILHFYLSHTIVQAGGQQADAARALMADLATPASVTLDGKTYSLGALPVPELLELIGGLAVCGRASYKVLEQTMTACDMSWNDAYTQYVSKNVLNIFRQQHGYKEGTYIKIWNGEEDNVVLARLLSQLDPASADFADAMARELEQAYARL is encoded by the coding sequence TTGAACCAGGCCCAAGCGGCCACGATGCTGAAGCTGCAGGACCACTTGAACAGCATGATCAATCCCGACTGGGTCAACGGTGGATCGCGTTTCCTGCGTGCCGCTTTTGTTGAGTCCGCCGAAGCGTTGGAGCACTACGGCTGGAAATGGTGGAAGAAGCAAACCATCGACCTGCCCCAGGTGCAGATGGAACTGGTGGACATCCTGCACTTCTACCTGTCGCACACCATCGTCCAAGCCGGCGGCCAGCAAGCCGATGCCGCGCGCGCCCTGATGGCCGACCTGGCCACGCCCGCTTCCGTCACGCTGGACGGCAAGACCTATTCCCTGGGCGCCCTGCCCGTGCCGGAACTGCTGGAATTGATCGGCGGCCTGGCCGTCTGCGGCCGCGCCAGCTACAAGGTGCTGGAACAGACCATGACCGCCTGCGACATGAGCTGGAACGACGCCTACACGCAGTACGTATCGAAGAACGTACTGAACATCTTCCGCCAGCAGCACGGCTACAAGGAAGGCACCTACATCAAGATCTGGAACGGCGAAGAAGACAACGTCGTGCTGGCTCGCCTGCTGTCGCAACTGGACCCCGCCAGCGCGGATTTCGCCGACGCGATGGCGCGCGAACTGGAACAGGCCTACGCACGCCTGTAA
- the ehuA gene encoding ectoine/hydroxyectoine ABC transporter ATP-binding protein EhuA: MSASLTIKNLHKRYGDLEVLRGINLEIPAGQTVAVIGPSGSGKSTLLRVLMTLDQPTSGDIEIDGQTMWTDEQGRPVGVNSEYLRRVRGKIGMVFQHFNLFPHMTALGNAMEAPIHVLGMSKDQARERAVEYLDMVGLGDKLDVYPAQLSGGQKQRVGIARALAMCPEIMLFDEVTSALDPELVGGILEILRKLSARRSMTMIIVTHQMKFAERSSDRTLFFDQGNIVEDAESSVLFSEPKEARTRQFLDSVIEGQ; the protein is encoded by the coding sequence ATGAGCGCCAGCTTGACCATCAAGAATCTGCACAAGCGTTACGGAGATCTGGAGGTGCTGCGCGGCATCAACCTGGAAATCCCGGCGGGCCAGACGGTGGCCGTGATCGGCCCGTCCGGTTCGGGCAAGTCCACCTTGCTGCGTGTCCTGATGACGCTGGATCAGCCCACCAGCGGCGATATCGAAATCGATGGCCAGACGATGTGGACGGACGAACAGGGCCGGCCGGTGGGCGTCAATTCCGAGTATCTGCGCCGGGTGCGCGGCAAGATCGGCATGGTGTTCCAGCATTTCAACCTGTTCCCGCACATGACCGCGCTGGGCAATGCCATGGAAGCGCCTATACACGTGCTGGGTATGTCCAAGGACCAGGCGCGCGAGCGCGCCGTGGAATACCTGGACATGGTCGGGCTGGGCGACAAGCTGGATGTTTACCCCGCCCAGTTGTCCGGCGGCCAGAAGCAGCGCGTGGGCATTGCGCGCGCGCTGGCCATGTGCCCGGAAATCATGCTGTTCGACGAAGTGACGTCGGCGCTTGATCCGGAGTTGGTCGGCGGCATTCTGGAAATTCTGCGCAAGCTGTCGGCCCGCCGCAGCATGACGATGATCATCGTGACCCACCAGATGAAATTCGCCGAACGCAGCTCTGACCGCACGCTGTTCTTCGACCAGGGCAATATCGTCGAGGACGCGGAATCGTCCGTGCTGTTCAGCGAGCCGAAAGAAGCGCGCACGCGGCAGTTCCTGGATTCGGTGATTGAAGGCCAATAG
- a CDS encoding DUF1177 domain-containing protein, translated as MKQVIDTIELLSSAHINGDAVAKVLRDAGDCEVEVTRLEHDGAATDFLSIVIPGLDAAAPQLGIIGRLGGIGARPAVTGLVSDSDGAVVAIAAALKLLAMARQGDLMPGTVRIRTHICPRAGTRPHHPVPMMRSPFPMREMMSHEVDPRMDAILSVDTTRGNRLVNKRGIALTPVAKQGYLLRIPETMLDVMGWVSGELPVTLPLTTQDITPFDNGLWHVNSLMQPATATDAPVVGVALTAQTTVPGCATGVTNAVDADVAMRFCIEIAKLYGQGAMTFFDEAEWHALQARYGSMAHLQTVGCIP; from the coding sequence ATGAAGCAGGTGATCGACACCATCGAGCTGCTGTCGTCAGCGCACATTAACGGCGACGCGGTGGCCAAGGTGCTGCGCGACGCCGGCGATTGCGAGGTGGAAGTCACCCGCCTGGAACACGACGGCGCCGCCACCGATTTCCTGTCCATCGTCATTCCCGGCCTGGATGCCGCCGCGCCGCAACTGGGCATCATCGGCCGCCTGGGCGGCATCGGCGCGCGGCCCGCCGTGACGGGTCTGGTGTCCGATAGCGATGGGGCCGTTGTGGCAATTGCCGCGGCGCTCAAGCTGCTGGCGATGGCGCGCCAGGGCGACTTGATGCCGGGCACCGTGCGCATCCGCACACACATCTGCCCGCGTGCCGGCACGCGCCCGCATCATCCCGTGCCAATGATGCGTTCGCCTTTCCCCATGCGCGAAATGATGTCGCACGAGGTGGACCCGCGCATGGACGCGATCCTGTCCGTGGACACCACGCGCGGCAACCGCCTGGTGAACAAGCGTGGCATCGCGCTGACGCCGGTGGCCAAGCAAGGCTATTTGCTGCGCATCCCCGAAACGATGCTGGACGTGATGGGGTGGGTAAGTGGTGAACTTCCCGTGACTCTGCCGCTGACGACGCAAGACATCACGCCCTTTGATAACGGCCTGTGGCATGTGAATTCGCTGATGCAGCCGGCCACGGCCACCGATGCACCCGTCGTGGGCGTGGCGTTGACCGCGCAAACCACCGTGCCCGGTTGCGCCACCGGCGTCACCAACGCCGTGGACGCCGACGTCGCGATGCGTTTCTGCATAGAAATTGCCAAGCTGTATGGCCAAGGCGCGATGACGTTCTTCGATGAAGCGGAGTGGCACGCGCTGCAAGCCCGCTATGGCTCGATGGCGCACCTACAGACCGTGGGCTGCATCCCGTAG
- the ehuD gene encoding ectoine/hydroxyectoine ABC transporter permease subunit EhuD: MTPIFDWSFALEILPTLGSALVITIQATVLGMLVAITLGLVLAMLRRSSLHIVSLPTAFVIEFVRSTPLLVQMYFLFYVLPLTGVQMSPLATGIVALGVHYATYCAEVYRAGIEAVPRGQWEAATALNMSRWRTAVGVVLPQAIPPVVPALGNYLVAMFKDTPLLSAITVVELLQQSKMIGSATFRYTEPLTLVGVLFLALSLVAAWGVRGLEARLQRYGGKR, from the coding sequence ATGACACCGATATTCGATTGGTCTTTCGCCCTGGAAATCTTGCCCACGCTGGGCTCGGCGCTGGTCATCACGATTCAGGCGACGGTGCTGGGCATGCTGGTGGCCATTACGCTGGGCCTGGTCCTGGCCATGCTGCGGCGCTCGAGCTTGCACATTGTGTCGCTGCCCACGGCGTTCGTGATCGAGTTCGTCCGCAGCACGCCCTTGCTGGTGCAGATGTACTTCCTGTTCTACGTGCTGCCGCTGACGGGCGTGCAGATGTCGCCGTTGGCGACCGGCATCGTCGCGCTGGGCGTGCATTACGCCACGTACTGCGCCGAGGTCTATCGCGCTGGCATTGAAGCGGTGCCGCGCGGGCAGTGGGAAGCCGCCACGGCGTTGAACATGTCGCGCTGGCGCACGGCGGTTGGCGTGGTGCTGCCGCAGGCGATTCCGCCGGTGGTGCCCGCGCTGGGCAACTATCTGGTGGCGATGTTCAAGGACACGCCGTTGCTGTCGGCCATTACGGTGGTTGAACTGCTGCAGCAAAGCAAGATGATCGGATCGGCCACGTTCCGGTACACCGAACCCCTGACGCTCGTGGGCGTGCTGTTCCTGGCCTTGAGCCTGGTGGCGGCGTGGGGTGTGCGCGGCCTGGAGGCCCGCCTGCAACGATATGGAGGAAAGCGATGA
- a CDS encoding NADH:flavin oxidoreductase/NADH oxidase produces the protein MSHLFSPTSVGNVPLANRIVIAPMCEYSAENGCATDWHMIHLGHLALSGAALLFTEATSVEPDGRISPGDLGLWSDETEAALGRVVAAVRRYSPIKLGIQLGHAGRKASSDAPWNGGQLVPPSEGGWQGWAPSPIAHKASEPPPLALDEAGLARVRDAFVDSARRAIRLGFDAIELHAAHGYLLHQFLSPVANQRTDAYGGSLENRMRFPLEVFQALREATPASVALGVRVSATDWVEGGWDLEQTLVFAQQLKDRGCEFIDVSSGGVSSQQKIPVGPNYQVPFAAEIKRQVGMPTITVGLITEAQQAEDILAEGQADMVALARGMLYDPRWPWHAAAQLGGQVAAPHQYWRSQPRELKELFGETRFGQR, from the coding sequence ATGAGTCACCTGTTCAGTCCCACGTCGGTCGGCAACGTCCCACTGGCCAATCGCATCGTCATCGCACCCATGTGCGAATACTCGGCCGAAAACGGCTGTGCCACCGATTGGCACATGATCCATCTGGGACATCTGGCCTTGTCCGGCGCGGCGTTGCTCTTTACCGAAGCGACCTCGGTGGAGCCCGATGGCCGCATATCGCCGGGAGACCTGGGGCTGTGGTCCGACGAGACCGAGGCGGCGTTGGGCCGCGTGGTCGCCGCGGTACGTCGCTATTCGCCCATCAAGCTGGGTATCCAGTTAGGCCATGCCGGCCGCAAGGCGTCCAGCGACGCGCCCTGGAACGGTGGCCAACTGGTGCCGCCGTCCGAAGGCGGCTGGCAAGGCTGGGCGCCGTCGCCCATTGCGCACAAAGCCTCCGAACCGCCGCCGCTGGCGTTGGATGAAGCCGGCCTGGCGCGTGTGCGCGATGCCTTCGTGGACAGCGCACGCCGTGCCATCCGCCTGGGCTTTGACGCCATCGAGCTGCACGCCGCGCACGGCTACCTGCTGCATCAGTTCTTGTCGCCCGTGGCGAACCAGCGCACGGATGCCTATGGCGGCTCGCTTGAAAACCGCATGCGCTTTCCGCTGGAAGTGTTCCAGGCGCTGCGTGAAGCCACGCCGGCTTCGGTTGCGCTGGGTGTGCGCGTGTCGGCCACGGATTGGGTGGAGGGCGGCTGGGATCTTGAGCAGACGCTGGTCTTCGCGCAGCAGTTGAAGGATCGCGGCTGCGAGTTCATTGACGTTTCCAGTGGCGGTGTTTCGTCGCAGCAGAAAATTCCGGTGGGGCCGAACTACCAGGTGCCGTTCGCGGCCGAGATCAAGCGGCAGGTGGGCATGCCGACCATCACGGTGGGCCTGATCACCGAAGCGCAGCAGGCCGAGGACATCCTGGCCGAAGGCCAGGCGGATATGGTCGCGCTGGCGCGTGGCATGCTGTACGACCCGCGCTGGCCCTGGCACGCGGCGGCGCAGTTGGGCGGGCAAGTGGCTGCGCCCCACCAATACTGGCGCTCGCAACCGCGCGAACTGAAGGAACTGTTTGGCGAGACACGCTTCGGCCAGCGTTGA
- a CDS encoding metal-dependent hydrolase, which yields MDSVTQAVLGAGIQGALLGRFQGRRALIYGAVLGSLPDLDVLVRYPDPVSLMTYHRGFSHSVFVLTGLAMLLAWLIRKYWPQAPYGGRRLFLTIWLVLVTHPILDSFTVYGTQLFWPMTSIPESWSAIFIIDPVYTVPMLLAVFYAIAVGMTQRARRFLAGVLVFSTAYLGFGLASRMAAEDRVRDAMREQGIAVTELRAVSMPFNTLVWRVIAKTPDGDYYEAVSSLFDRGPPEWLRQPLHLDLARALADAPLHQRLQWFTDDWLRYDAIGDALVVSDLRMGMAGHYTFRFKMAERTPEGGWKPVTPSSWPSERGGWEELKLVLARILHAQPPLPLAQWSTMADR from the coding sequence ATGGATTCGGTAACACAAGCCGTGCTGGGCGCGGGCATACAAGGCGCGCTGTTGGGGCGCTTCCAGGGGCGCCGGGCGCTGATCTACGGAGCGGTGCTGGGCAGCCTGCCCGATCTGGACGTATTGGTGCGGTACCCCGATCCAGTGTCGCTAATGACCTACCACCGGGGGTTCTCCCATTCGGTGTTCGTGCTGACCGGCCTGGCCATGCTGCTGGCCTGGCTGATACGCAAATACTGGCCCCAGGCACCCTATGGCGGACGACGGCTGTTCCTGACGATATGGCTGGTGCTGGTGACGCATCCGATACTGGATTCGTTCACCGTCTACGGCACGCAGCTTTTTTGGCCGATGACCTCCATACCCGAAAGCTGGTCGGCTATTTTCATTATTGATCCCGTCTACACGGTGCCGATGTTGCTCGCCGTGTTCTACGCCATCGCCGTCGGGATGACGCAGCGCGCGCGTCGCTTCTTGGCGGGCGTGCTCGTTTTCAGCACGGCGTACCTGGGCTTCGGGCTGGCCAGCCGCATGGCGGCTGAAGACCGGGTGCGCGATGCGATGCGCGAACAGGGTATCGCCGTGACCGAACTGCGGGCTGTGTCGATGCCGTTCAATACGCTGGTCTGGCGTGTGATTGCCAAGACGCCGGATGGCGACTACTACGAAGCCGTCAGCAGCCTGTTCGACCGCGGGCCCCCGGAATGGCTGCGACAACCCTTGCACCTGGACCTGGCGCGTGCGCTGGCCGACGCGCCGCTGCACCAGCGCCTGCAATGGTTCACGGACGATTGGCTGCGTTACGACGCCATCGGTGACGCCTTGGTCGTGAGCGATTTGCGCATGGGCATGGCGGGGCATTACACCTTCCGCTTCAAGATGGCCGAGCGCACGCCGGAGGGGGGCTGGAAGCCGGTCACGCCGTCCAGCTGGCCAAGCGAGCGCGGTGGCTGGGAGGAATTGAAGCTCGTGCTGGCGCGCATCCTGCATGCGCAACCGCCGTTGCCGCTGGCGCAATGGTCCACGATGGCCGACCGGTAA
- the pepE gene encoding dipeptidase PepE: MNLLLLSNSSSDAGYLVHALPDIRELIDTLPPGSPAVFVPFAGVTRGWDDYTALVASALADTGLSIEGLHCAEDPVVALENAAVIIVGGGNTFNLLGQLRRQGLLDVVKRRVRAGAAYLGWSAGSNLTCPTICTTNDMPITDPGGFDALDLITFQINPHYTNAHPPGHRGETRAQRLAEFCALNPAMPVLGLPEGSGLRVRGQQLELIGPYDAPLFLGHEEPRVFRPGPLKIPA; this comes from the coding sequence ATGAACCTTTTGCTACTCAGCAACTCCAGCAGCGACGCCGGCTACCTGGTGCACGCCCTGCCGGACATCCGCGAACTGATCGACACCCTGCCGCCTGGTTCGCCGGCCGTGTTCGTGCCGTTTGCCGGCGTCACGCGCGGCTGGGACGACTACACCGCGCTGGTGGCCTCGGCCCTGGCGGACACGGGCTTGTCCATTGAGGGTCTGCATTGCGCAGAGGACCCCGTGGTGGCGCTGGAAAACGCCGCCGTCATCATCGTGGGGGGCGGCAACACGTTCAACCTGTTGGGGCAATTGCGTCGCCAAGGCCTGCTGGACGTGGTGAAGCGCCGCGTGCGCGCGGGCGCGGCGTATCTGGGCTGGAGCGCCGGTTCCAACCTGACGTGCCCCACCATCTGCACCACCAATGACATGCCCATTACCGACCCCGGCGGCTTCGATGCCCTGGACCTGATCACGTTTCAGATCAACCCGCACTACACCAACGCGCATCCGCCCGGACACCGTGGCGAAACGCGCGCCCAGCGTCTGGCCGAGTTCTGCGCGTTGAACCCCGCGATGCCGGTGCTTGGCCTGCCCGAAGGATCGGGCCTGCGCGTGCGCGGTCAGCAGCTCGAACTGATCGGCCCCTACGACGCCCCGTTGTTCCTGGGCCACGAAGAGCCGCGCGTGTTCCGGCCAGGTCCACTGAAGATTCCGGCATGA
- a CDS encoding IclR family transcriptional regulator, producing the protein MSILDGVQRVLSLYADGAMELSFTDVAARLAMPKSTASRLLNQMQRYGMLDQDPASRRYRPGALLAQAVRAGMAATPLDEACRDVLARLSEDSGLTAYLSTLNQRETVVLQRLNGSNPVQVLSPPGSRRNASGTAMGRALLSRLSDTEFQALYGADPTQPLPMEGRDCPATVGDLARLVEQSRADRCGLAIDQAMPGIGAVAAAVRDPATGELRGLCLSFVSFQADAARVARLRETVLTQVAGLGRQLNDPYWLP; encoded by the coding sequence ATGAGTATTCTAGACGGAGTCCAGCGCGTTCTGTCGCTCTACGCGGACGGCGCCATGGAACTGAGCTTCACCGATGTCGCGGCGCGCCTGGCGATGCCCAAGAGCACCGCATCGCGCCTGCTGAACCAGATGCAGCGCTACGGCATGCTGGACCAGGACCCGGCCTCCCGCCGATACCGTCCCGGTGCCTTGTTGGCACAGGCGGTGCGCGCCGGCATGGCCGCCACGCCGCTGGACGAAGCCTGCCGCGACGTGCTGGCAAGGCTGTCCGAAGACAGCGGCCTGACCGCCTATCTGTCCACCTTGAACCAGCGCGAAACCGTGGTGTTGCAGCGCTTGAACGGCTCGAATCCCGTACAGGTGCTGTCGCCGCCCGGTTCGCGTCGCAATGCCTCGGGCACCGCGATGGGCCGTGCCCTGCTGTCGCGCTTGAGCGATACCGAATTCCAGGCCTTGTATGGCGCTGACCCCACGCAGCCCTTGCCCATGGAAGGCCGCGATTGCCCTGCCACGGTGGGCGACCTGGCTCGGCTGGTCGAGCAGTCGCGCGCCGATCGCTGCGGCCTCGCCATTGACCAGGCCATGCCCGGCATCGGCGCCGTGGCCGCCGCCGTGCGCGATCCGGCCACGGGTGAATTGCGCGGCCTGTGCCTGTCGTTCGTGTCGTTCCAGGCCGATGCCGCACGCGTGGCGCGCCTGCGCGAAACGGTGCTTACGCAGGTGGCCGGACTGGGGCGCCAATTGAACGATCCCTACTGGCTACCCTGA
- a CDS encoding DedA family protein, translated as MDQYIDKIGLFIEANQVWAGPITFLLTLGESMVLVGLFIPATALMLLTGGLIGAGTLDPWGVVAWGIAGAIVGDALSYWLGRWAGPGVLRRWPLKQQRTGVARARLFFYRYGFASVLIGRFLGPIRSTIPTVAGVMGMGHNRFQLANVISALLWMPLMLAPGYITARSLGTAENAQQIAMMIGAGLSVLLGCGLLLAMVRKRRQPARQRRGN; from the coding sequence ATGGATCAATATATCGACAAGATCGGTCTCTTCATCGAGGCCAACCAGGTGTGGGCGGGCCCCATCACGTTCCTGCTTACCCTGGGGGAATCGATGGTGCTGGTGGGCCTGTTCATTCCCGCGACGGCGTTGATGCTGCTGACGGGCGGCTTGATCGGCGCGGGCACGCTGGACCCCTGGGGCGTGGTCGCCTGGGGTATCGCCGGCGCCATTGTGGGCGATGCGCTGTCGTACTGGCTGGGCCGCTGGGCGGGCCCGGGCGTCTTGCGCCGCTGGCCGCTCAAGCAGCAACGCACTGGCGTGGCGCGCGCGCGGCTGTTCTTTTACCGCTATGGCTTCGCCTCGGTCCTGATCGGCCGTTTTCTGGGCCCCATCCGCTCAACCATTCCCACCGTGGCGGGGGTGATGGGCATGGGACACAACCGTTTCCAACTGGCCAACGTGATATCGGCGCTGCTGTGGATGCCGTTGATGCTGGCGCCGGGCTACATCACCGCGCGCAGCCTGGGCACGGCGGAAAACGCGCAGCAAATCGCCATGATGATCGGCGCGGGCCTCTCAGTGCTGCTAGGATGCGGGCTTCTGCTGGCCATGGTGCGCAAGCGCCGTCAACCGGCCAGGCAACGGCGCGGCAACTGA
- the ehuB gene encoding ectoine/hydroxyectoine ABC transporter substrate-binding protein EhuB — MTLLQSKRVLLALGLGVLAACSDSGGDKPQAAGEGASTSATSTLEAAKAAGKIRIGYANEAPFAYMDSKEAKVTGESVEIARVVLKRMGINEVEGVLTEFGSLIPGLAAKRFDIIAAGMYVTPERCKQVVFSDPTYGVGQAFLVKQGNPKNLHSYEDVVKNPDAKLGVVVGAIEGEYAEKVKIPSGQIVVFPDAVSALSGVQAGRADAYAATGLTVNDLMGKTQAGSDLEKAEPFTDPVIDGKNVRGYGAYAFRTEDKDFATAFNAELTKFIGTDEHKKLVAPFGFTEDELPQGVTAAKLCAGE, encoded by the coding sequence ATGACCTTGCTTCAATCCAAACGCGTGCTGTTGGCCCTGGGCCTGGGCGTGTTGGCCGCGTGTTCCGACTCGGGAGGCGACAAGCCCCAGGCCGCCGGCGAGGGGGCGTCCACCTCCGCTACCAGTACGCTGGAAGCCGCCAAGGCGGCGGGCAAAATCCGCATCGGCTACGCGAACGAGGCGCCGTTTGCTTACATGGACAGCAAGGAAGCCAAGGTCACGGGTGAATCCGTGGAAATTGCGCGCGTGGTGCTCAAGCGCATGGGCATCAACGAAGTGGAAGGGGTGCTGACCGAATTCGGCTCCTTGATTCCCGGCCTGGCCGCCAAGCGTTTCGACATCATCGCCGCCGGCATGTATGTGACGCCCGAGCGCTGCAAACAGGTGGTGTTCTCGGACCCCACCTATGGCGTGGGCCAGGCTTTCCTGGTGAAGCAGGGCAACCCCAAGAACCTGCACAGCTACGAAGATGTGGTGAAGAACCCGGACGCCAAGCTGGGTGTGGTGGTAGGCGCCATCGAGGGCGAATACGCTGAAAAAGTGAAGATTCCATCGGGCCAGATCGTGGTGTTTCCGGACGCCGTCAGCGCCTTGTCGGGCGTGCAGGCGGGCCGCGCAGACGCCTACGCCGCCACCGGTTTGACGGTCAACGACCTGATGGGCAAGACGCAGGCGGGCAGCGACCTTGAAAAAGCAGAGCCGTTCACCGACCCGGTGATCGACGGCAAGAACGTACGCGGCTACGGTGCGTATGCCTTCCGCACCGAAGACAAGGACTTTGCCACCGCGTTTAATGCCGAACTGACGAAATTCATCGGCACGGACGAACACAAGAAGCTGGTGGCGCCCTTTGGCTTTACCGAAGACGAACTGCCCCAAGGCGTAACGGCTGCCAAGCTCTGCGCCGGCGAGTAA
- a CDS encoding OsmC family protein: MKKTASAAWSGDLKTGKGTISTQSGALKDQPYGFNTRFGDTPGTNPEELLGAAHAGCFTMALSNILSESGMVATSLDTKAEVTLDKVDDGFSITAVHLSVEAVIPGATAQAFEEAARKAETGCPVSKVLNAKITMEAKLKS; the protein is encoded by the coding sequence ATGAAGAAAACCGCATCCGCCGCCTGGTCGGGCGATCTGAAGACTGGCAAGGGCACGATCTCCACCCAAAGCGGCGCACTCAAGGATCAGCCTTATGGGTTCAACACGCGCTTTGGCGACACGCCGGGCACGAACCCCGAGGAATTGCTGGGCGCCGCGCACGCCGGCTGCTTCACGATGGCGCTATCGAACATCCTGTCCGAATCCGGCATGGTCGCCACCAGCCTGGACACCAAGGCCGAAGTCACGCTCGACAAGGTGGACGATGGCTTTTCCATCACCGCCGTCCACTTGAGCGTGGAAGCCGTCATTCCGGGCGCCACCGCCCAGGCCTTCGAAGAGGCGGCGCGCAAGGCGGAAACCGGCTGCCCGGTTTCCAAGGTGCTGAACGCCAAGATCACCATGGAAGCAAAGCTCAAGTCCTAA
- a CDS encoding ABC transporter substrate-binding protein, whose protein sequence is MPRHFLRYACAVALMLPTLTSQAEIVIGVDVSTTGPAASIGIQTNNAIRLWPDTLGGEPARYVVLDDGTDVSRAVKNLRKLTSEDKVDAIVGPNTTAAALAALDVLAETKTPMIALAASSVIVEPLSDPKRAWAFKMPQNDSLMAAVLVEDMKKKGLKNVAFIGFADSYGDSWWKEFNAAAGNDLKIVAQERFQRTDASVVGQVLKVISAKPDAVLIAGAGTPSALPQKTLLERGYTGAIYQTHGIGTLEFLQVGGRDVEGTLFPTGPGVVARELPDSNPVKKVAVAFADKYEGQYGAHTLTQFAGDAYGAWMLLDSAVARALKTGAKPGTPEFRAALRDALENTRDLVVPNGVLNISKDNHQGFDERARVMGTVKNGRFSYAQ, encoded by the coding sequence ATGCCTCGCCATTTTCTTCGCTATGCCTGCGCCGTCGCGCTGATGCTGCCCACCTTGACCTCCCAAGCCGAAATCGTGATCGGCGTGGACGTGTCCACCACCGGCCCCGCCGCCTCCATTGGTATCCAGACCAACAACGCGATTCGCCTGTGGCCCGACACGCTGGGCGGCGAGCCGGCGCGCTATGTGGTGCTGGACGATGGCACCGACGTCAGCCGCGCGGTGAAGAACCTGCGCAAGCTGACGTCCGAAGACAAGGTGGACGCCATCGTCGGCCCCAACACCACGGCGGCCGCCCTGGCCGCGCTGGACGTGCTGGCCGAAACCAAGACGCCCATGATTGCCCTGGCGGCCTCCAGCGTCATCGTGGAACCCCTGTCCGACCCCAAGCGGGCCTGGGCGTTCAAGATGCCGCAGAATGATTCCCTGATGGCTGCTGTGCTGGTCGAGGACATGAAGAAGAAGGGCCTGAAAAACGTGGCCTTCATCGGATTCGCGGATTCCTATGGCGATAGCTGGTGGAAGGAGTTCAACGCCGCGGCCGGCAACGACCTGAAGATCGTGGCGCAGGAACGCTTCCAGCGTACCGATGCGTCGGTGGTGGGGCAGGTGCTGAAGGTGATCTCGGCCAAGCCGGACGCCGTGCTGATTGCCGGCGCGGGCACGCCCTCGGCCCTGCCGCAAAAGACCTTGCTGGAACGCGGCTACACCGGCGCCATCTATCAAACCCACGGCATCGGCACGCTGGAATTCCTGCAGGTTGGTGGCCGGGATGTGGAAGGCACCCTGTTCCCGACTGGCCCGGGCGTGGTGGCGCGCGAACTGCCCGACAGCAATCCGGTGAAGAAAGTGGCCGTGGCGTTTGCCGACAAGTACGAAGGCCAGTACGGCGCCCACACGCTGACGCAGTTTGCGGGCGACGCCTATGGCGCCTGGATGTTGCTGGACTCGGCGGTGGCCCGCGCGCTGAAAACAGGCGCCAAGCCCGGCACGCCGGAGTTCCGTGCCGCGTTGCGCGATGCCTTGGAAAACACGCGCGATCTGGTCGTGCCCAACGGGGTGCTGAACATTTCGAAGGACAACCATCAAGGCTTTGATGAGCGCGCCCGGGTGATGGGTACCGTCAAAAACGGCCGCTTTTCGTACGCACAATAG